The following coding sequences lie in one Gemmatimonadota bacterium genomic window:
- a CDS encoding Rieske (2Fe-2S) protein codes for MKRALPSIAPEPDALDRRRFLHNCLAGALTVGFGLTLARRAAAEPVEFSWTDALWQDGDQMAFPIPAADGVTVDRKNELILVRESGQLFAFALSCPHQRSMLKWREKDGRFQCTKHGSKYQPNGEFVEGRATRGMDRYPVQVRDGQLWVDTSRKIQQDEDGPGWTAAVAPVG; via the coding sequence ATGAAACGTGCACTCCCCTCGATTGCGCCCGAACCCGACGCCTTGGATCGTAGGCGCTTCCTGCACAACTGCCTCGCAGGAGCGCTGACCGTCGGGTTCGGGCTTACACTGGCGCGGCGGGCGGCGGCCGAGCCCGTCGAGTTCTCCTGGACGGACGCACTGTGGCAGGACGGCGACCAGATGGCCTTTCCCATCCCCGCGGCGGATGGTGTGACGGTCGATCGCAAGAACGAGCTGATCCTGGTGCGCGAGAGCGGACAGCTCTTCGCGTTCGCCCTCTCCTGTCCGCACCAGCGGTCCATGCTCAAGTGGCGCGAGAAGGACGGGCGCTTCCAGTGCACGAAGCACGGATCCAAGTATCAGCCCAACGGTGAGTTCGTCGAGGGGCGCGCGACGCGCGGCATGGATCGCTACCCGGTGCAGGTGCGCGACGGCCAGCTCTGGGTGGACACCTCGCGCAAGATCCAGCAGGACGAGGACGGGCCGGGGTGGACTGCCGCTGTGGCGCCGGTCGGCTAG